The following coding sequences are from one Triticum aestivum cultivar Chinese Spring chromosome 5A, IWGSC CS RefSeq v2.1, whole genome shotgun sequence window:
- the LOC123103466 gene encoding mediator of RNA polymerase II transcription subunit 25 — MVEGMASERQLVVVVEGTAALGPYWPAIAAEYVEKIVRSFCSTELSGQKLAGVPPELALVVFHTHGPYSAFIVQRSGWTKDMDAFLSWLSGISFSGGGFSEAAICEGLAEALMILQGSPGSSQNHQNRELQKHCLLVAASNPYPLPTPVYRPSVQSSDHKKSNEATKESCLADAEAVAVSFAQSSVSLSVVSPKQLPTLKAIYNAGKRNPQASDPSVDHAKNPHFLVLLSESFMEARTALSHPLPGNLVPNHTITKMDTAPAATVPGPPSNATPSVNGTMMGRQPTANVKVEPTTIPPMVSAPAFSHMTPISNVASQGVSAMQTSSPSIISQETNVANEILQEHKPLVNPIQQQVRPGGPANVSILNNLSQHRHSLTAATSMGPNMGATPIQVHMSNMISSGMTSTPAVISSISGTVQPIGAQQLVQNTALGSFGSNTSTVSGNSNIAVSSSLANIQSNMAMGQSVPSMAQGGLMAGPQSGQGGIGTNQNMINNLGTTAISSMPTMMPTPGMVQQTGVNALSANNSSAMNMPLAQHPNGQQPSKYVKIWEGTLSGQRQGQPVFICKLEGYRSGTASDTLASDWPETMQIVRLIAQEHMNNKQYVGKADFLVFRTLNQHGFLGQLQEKKLCAVIQLPSQTLLLSVSDKAGRLIGMLFPGDMVVFKPQVSTQQPQMQPQQQQQQLQQQQQQIQQQQQQLQQLQQQQLQQHQMQMQPQGQQLQQQQQMQQMQQQQQQMQQMQHQQQQQQQQIQQQQQMQQQQQQIQQQQQMQQQQQQQQQQQMQQMQQQQQQQPQQLQQQPQMVGTGMGQQQFMQGHGRAVQMMQGKIAPQGPGNMSGGGYLS; from the exons ATGGTGGAGGGGATGGCTTCGGAGAGGCAGCTGGTGGTGGTCGTCGAGGGCACGGCGGCGCTGGGGCCGTACTGGCCCGCCATTGCGGCCGAGTACGTCGAGAAGATCGTTCG GAGTTTTTGTTCTACTGAACTATCAGGGCAG AAGCTTGCAGGGGTACCACCTGAGCTTGCATTAGTTGTCTTCCATACCCATGGACCTTACAGTG CCTTTATTGTACAACGCAGCGGTTGGACAAAAGATATGGATGCTTTTCTTTCATGGTTATCAGGAATATCATTTAGTGGTGGAGGCTTCAGTGAAGCTGCTATTTGTGAAGGTCTTGCTGAAGCACTGATG ATACTCCAAGGCAGTCCTGGTAGCAGCCAGAATCATCAAAATCGTGAACTTCAAAAGCATTGCCTACTTGTTGCTGCAAGTAATCCTTACCCGCTGCCTACACCTGTCTACCGCCCTTCTGTTCAAAGTAGTGATCACAAAAAGAGCAACGAAGCAACAAAGGAATCATGTCTTGCTGATGCTGAGGCTGTTGCAGTCTCATTTGCTCAG TCCTCTGTATCGTTGTCGGTGGTATCTCCTAAACAGCTACCAACACTGAAGGCAATATACAACGCG GGAAAGAGGAATCCTCAAGCTTCTGATCCATCAGTTGATCATGCCAAAAATCCACATTTTCTTGTTTTGCTGTCTGAGAGTTTCATGGAGGCTCGAACCGCTCTAAGCCATCCTTTACCCGGGAACCTTGTCCCAAACCACACCATTACAAAAATGGATACCGCACCTGCAGCTACTGTGCCAGGACCACCTTCGAATGCCACTCCCTCAG TGAATGGAACGATGATGGGACGGCAACCGACTGCAAATGTTAAAGTG GAGCCGACAACTATACCACCAATGGTTTCTGCACCTGCATTCTCTCATATGACACCTATTTCAAATGTTGCTTCTCAAGGTGTATCAGCAATGCAAACTTCTTCACCATCGATTATTTCACAAGAAACAAATGTTGCAAATGAAATATTGCAAGAGCATAAGCCTTTAGTAAACCCTATCCAACAACAGGTTCGGCCTGGTGGCCCAGCAAATGTTAGCATCCTAAACAATCTGTCACAACATCGACACTCTTTAACAGCAGCTACCTCAATGGGACCTAACATGGGAGCAACACCTATACAAGTGCACATGTCAAACATGATATCGAGTGGAATGACATCAACTCCCGCTGTCATATCTTCTATATCTGGAACAGTACAGCCAATTGGTGCTCAACAGTTGGTACAGAACACAGCTCTCGGTTCTTTTGGGTCAAACACTTCTACTGTATCTGGTAATTCAAATATTGCCGTATCGTCTTCTTTGGCTAACATACAAAGCAACATGGCCATGGGACAATCAGTGCCTTCTATGGCACAAGGTGGTCTGATGGCTGGTCCACAATCAGGACAAGGTGGAATTGGTACGAACCAAAACATGATAAATAACCTTGGGACTACAGCTATCTCTTCTATGCCTACAATGATGCCAACACCAGGAATGGTCCAGCAGACAGGAGTAAATGCTCTTAGCGCGAACAACAGTTCTGCTATGAATATGCCTCTGGCACAACATCCTAATGGCCAGCAACCATCGAAGTATGTCAAAATTTGGGAG GGAACTTTGTCTGGGCAAAGGCAAGGACAACCTGTATTTATTTGTAAACTTGAA GGTTATAGGAGTGGAACAGCGTCTGACAC ACTTGCTTCAGACTGGCCAGAAACGATGCAGATCGTGCGCCTCATAGCCCAAGAGCATATGAACAACAA GCAGTATGTTGGCAAGGCAGACTTTCTAGTATTTCGAACATTGAATCAGCATGGTTTCCTCGGACAACTACAAGAGAAGAAATTG TGTGCAGTGATTCAGCTACCTTCACAAACTTTGCTGTTGTCAGTGTCTGACAAAGCTGGGCGCCTCATAGGAATGCTGTTTCCAGGG GATATGGTGGTATTCAAACCACAGGTCTCAACTCAGCAGCCACAGATGcagccacagcagcagcagcagcagctacaacagcagcagcagcaaatacagcagcaacagcagcaactaCAGCAACTGCAACAGCAGCAACTACAACAGCACCAAATGCAAATGCAGCCTCAAGGCCAGCAacttcagcagcagcagcagatgcagcaaatgcaacagcaacaacaacagatGCAGCAAATGCAAcatcaacaacagcagcagcagcagcagattcagcagcagcagcagatgcagcagcagcagcagcagattcagcagcagcagcagatgcagcagcagcagcagcagcagcagcagcaacagatgcAGCAaatgcaacagcagcagcagcagcagcctcaACAACTCCAGCAGCAGCCGCAGATGGTGGGTACAGGGATGGGTCAGCAACAATTCATGCAGGGGCATGGTCGGGCGGTGCAGATGATGCAAGGAAAGATCGCGCCACAGGGCCCAGGCAACATGTCTGGAGGAGGCTACCTATCTTGA
- the LOC123103467 gene encoding uncharacterized protein isoform X2 gives MQEVPNNYQANYSPPSCSSILPKTNYESLVRNSGSNNQFLYSNSPLRCYHNSSEKAANRFGTPIPDPIMYQVLEDYEAECLLRDKAAAEQPPLQNFSSASKLHITTQLNSEQVIFSTAAQADFFKMMSSLLPHIDISQRIFQIDNVWVDQKTLTVSMRPGGWMNPHTLDCYSKMLNTDLLNRGRQGLIPSNEPIVHIVGTEDMELLMRPLLNHSDPICADMLSEATVGFSLQNANFVHLPCFNDKQWIVITANFDSGKFFDIMNPDGSGNNKFTSIISTVTFNFKSLFAKTYPNCIAFNIKEFDYRFVPVPRTHFRYDTGIFLLQILKTYRGMGVPGFTTHDLQALREIFLYEIATCSNSEVQLPLVKAFQQNHGFRLFR, from the exons ATGCAAGAAGTCCCAAACAATTACCAAGCAAATTATTCACCTCCTAGTTGTTCATCAATCCTTCCCAAAACCAACTATGAATCTCTTGTAAGGAATTCAGGTAGCAACAATCAGTTCCTCTATAGCAACAGCCCGCTTAGGTGCTATCACAATTCTTCAGAAAAAGCAGCCAACAGATTCGGTACACCTATACCAGACCCTATCATGTACCAAGTCCTGGAAGATTATGAAGCTGAATGTTTGCTCAGAGATAAAGCAGCAGCAGAGCAGCCACCACTGCAGAACTTCTCTTCAGCATCAAAATTGCACATAACAACTCAGCTCAATTCGGAACAAGTTATTTTCTCAACAGCAGCTCAAGCAGATTTCTTCAAAATGATGTCGTCACTTCTACCTCATATAGACATCAG CCAAAGGATATTCCAAATAGATAACGTGTGGGTCGATCAAAAAACTTTGACTGTTTCAATGAGGCCAGGCGGCTGGATGAACCCACACACTTTGGATTGCTATTCTAAAATGCTCAACACAGATCTACTCAATCGGGGAAGGCAGGGTCTAATACCAAGCAATGAACCTATTGTCCATATCGTCGGCACAGAAGACATG GAACTTCTAATGAGACCCTTACTAAACCATTCAGATCCAATATGCGCAGACATGTTAAGCGAAGCAACTGTTGGGTTCAGTTTACAGAACGCAAACTTC GTTCATCTGCCTTGCTTCAATGACAAACAGTGGATTGTAATCACTGCTAACTTTGACAGTGGCAAATTCTTTGATATAATGAACCCTGATGGATCTGGAAACAACAAATTCACTTCAATTATCAGCACTGTTACATTCAACTTCAAGAGTCTGTTTGCGAAAACATACCCAAATTGCATCGCATTCAACATAAAAGAATTTGACTACCGTTTCGTTCCAGTACCCCGGACTCATTTCAg GTACGACACCGGCATATTCCTCCTGCAAATTCTAAAAACATACCGGGGGATGGGAGTGCCAGGATTCACAACT CATGACCTACAGGCCTTAAGAGAAATTTTTCTCTACGAAATTGCGACTTGTTCCAACAGTGAAGTTCAACTACCATTGGTCAAAGCTTTCCAACAAAATCAC GGTTTCCGGCTATTCAGGTGA
- the LOC123103467 gene encoding uncharacterized protein isoform X1 has product MEEMSARKRNNQHLLPNEENGNNPPKRKKDVSNEDNLQLFVKFLSELNDTQKNIVRKLGFASLLRISCACNIDDIFMWLALQFNTATCTLELRNGFNFEFNTSIVHKILGIPAGGLPINSTPTKECVDIINNFVQSSAPTIEHLIAMITDNISEENFSTIFLLLAISSLIAPNAKGSPSKKFYSALQNISYAGKYNWCLSTLSYLVHQIKKIKSGHHQKKAFYPGGCKLILVVAHFEFLITSEFKFPIDILPRLPLWSSSLLKTFTALDTMHGVHLQFGRLPLKHISSTPFNNISNEGINKLPTCILQYISSKFPSIYNLQEKALLEDMTKKFWQTIISNSIPTTERYIDDLHSTISKSFTHINNEMTESANEQITSPNNHISLHQQAEQIYSNKYFKDPTTFLSSHDFLDFAMPYSNPPNWEKEDGDSSIQWLDKKFSQCLLLENSSGIDDLFQKRSPTFEDLFVIDKINKQYDYPDIDFLQVLKDYIYTHTEANGMQETDKIDCTKEKFCLTQMKFVRPNHNCRDSKLYCLQQGTDSTTTVALDVSRNMKCSQSAPPTRSFPTTQNYNLGSTSNACEPQNSDIDIPSFTAITDSLKFSPYARSPKQLPSKLFTS; this is encoded by the exons ATGGAAGAAATGTCAGCAAGGAAGAGGAACAACCAACATCTGCTTCCAAATGAAGAGAATGGGAATAATCCTCCCAAAAGAAAGAAG GATGTCAGCAATGAAGACAACCTCCAGTTGTTTGTTAAATTTCTGTCTGAACTTAATGATACTCAGAAGAACATAGTTCGAAAACTTGGCTTCGCTTCACTGCTACGAATCAGCTGTGCCTGCAACATTGATGATATTTTCATGTGGCTTGCATTACAATTCAATACTGCAACATGCACTCTGGAGCTGAGGAATGGATTCAATTTTGAATTCAACACATCTATTGTTCATAAAATCCTTGGAATTCCTGCTGGTGGCTTACCAATAAATTCTACACCAACCAAAGAATGTGTAGATATTATCAATAACTTTGTACAATCATCAGCACCTACTATAGAGCATCTTATTGCGATGATTACGGACAACATTTCCGAAGAAAATTTCTCTACTATATTCTTGCTCCTCGCTATCTCAAGCTTGATTGCTCCTAATGCGAAAGGTTCCCCATCAAAGAAATTCTACAGTGCTCTGCAAAACATTAGTTATGCTGGCAAATACAACTGGTGCCTTTCAACTCTATCCTACCTAGTACATCAAATAAAAAAAATTAAGTCAGGTCATCACCAGAAGAAGGCATTTTATCCTGGAGGATGCAAACTAATCTTGGTG GTTGCGCACTTCGAATTCTTAATTACTTCTGAATTCAAGTTCCCTATCGACATACTGCCAAGACTCCCATTGTGGTCATCTAGCTTGCTAAAAACTTTCACAGCCCTAGACACAATGCACGGTGTACACCTTCAGTTCGGAAGACTTCCG TTGAAACATATTTCATCAACTCCATTCAACAATATATCAAATGAAGGAATAAACAAACTCCCTACATGTATTCTACAGTACATCAGTTCCAAATTTCCGTCAATCTACAACTTACAG GAGAAGGCACTGCTTGAAGATATGACCAAGAAATTTTGGCAAACGATAATATCAAACTCCATTCCAACAACGGAAAGATACATTGATGATCTCCATTCGACAATCTCCAAGAGTTTCACCCACATCAACAATGAAATGACAGAGTCTGCAAATGAACAAATTACATCCCCGAACAACCACATTTCATTACACCAGCAAGCTGAACAAATCTACTCAAACAAATACTTCAAGGATCCAACAACTTTTTTATCGTCACATGATTTCCTGGATTTCGCAATGCCTTACAGTAATCCTCCAAACTGGGAAAAGGAAGAtggagattcatctattcaatggTTGGACAAGAAATTCTCACAGTGCCTCCTTTTAGAAAACTCATCAGGCATTGATGACCTGTTTCAGAAAAGGTCACCAACCTTTGAAGATTTGTTCGTCATCGATAAAATAAATAAACAATATGACTACCCAGATATTGATTTCCTCCAAG TACTCAAAGATTACATCTATACACACACAGAAGCGAATGGGATGCAAGAAACAGACAAAATTGATTGCACAAAAGAGAAATTCTGTTTGACCCAAATGAAATTCGTTAGACCTAATCATAACTGCAGAG ATAGCAAACTGTACTGTTTGCAACAAGGTACGGATTCAACAACTACGGTTGCCCTAGATGTTTCCAGGAATATGAAATGCTCGCAATCAGCACCTCCTACCAGAAGTTTTCCAACCACTCAAAACTACAACCTGGGTAGTACATCCAATGCGTGTGAACCACAAAATTCAGATATTGACATCCCTTCTTTTACCGCTATAACAGACAGCCTGAAATTTAGTCCCTATGCAAGAAGTCCCAAACAATTACCAAGCAAATTATTCACCTCCTAG